The DNA window GTCGCTTTCGAGCCAGGCCTGTTTGAGGCGCTCGTCATGTCGCTTCGAAAGCGCTATCGCAGCGTCGTGATCCTGCGGCAGCAGCGACAGGAAGTTTTCGAAACGATCGGGATCGAAGGCCATGTTAGGCGGGAACTGCCAGAGGATCGGCCCAAGCTTGGGACCGAGCCTGAGCAGGCCGGAGGCGAAGAAATTGGCGAGCGGCGCCTCGATCTCCTTCAGTCGCCTGACATGGGTGAGGAAGCGCGGCCCCTTGACCGCAAAGACGAAATCGTCAGGCGTTTCGTCCCGCCAGCGGCCGAAGCTTTCGGGCTTCTGCAATCCGTAGAAGGTGCCGTTGATCTCGATCGAACGGAAATGACGGGCGGCGTAGGAAAGCTCCTGCTTCTGCGGAAGGCCTTCCGGATCGAATTGTCCGCGCCAGGGCGCATAAGTCCAGCCTGAAATGCCGATGCGCACCGCTCCCGTCTTCTTCATCTGGAATCCTCCTGTTCGACAGGAGGAAAACCGAAAGCGGTCGCCTTCGTTCCCGTCAGACGCGCATCGGCATCAGCACGTAGAGCGCGTCGTCGCCGGCGGTGTCGCGGATCAGTGTCGGCGAACCGGCGTCGGCCAGGAGGAAGATCGCTTCCTCGCCGGAAAGCTGTGCGGTGATGTCGAGCAGATATTTGGCGTTGAAGCCGATTTCCATCGCATCCGTATCGTAGCCGACGGCGACTTCTTCGGTGGCGCTGCCGGAATCGGGATTATTGACGGTCAGCATCAGCTGTCCGTCGGACAGCGCGAGCTTCACGGCGCGGCCGCGCTCGGAGGAGATCGTCGAGACGCGGTCGACAGCCTGGGCGAAGCTTGTGCAGTCGACGCGCATTTCCTTGTCGTTGCTTGTGGGGATGACGCGCTGGTAATCCGGGAATGTGCCGTCGATCAGCTTCGAGGTCAGAACGATCGAGCCGATCGTCATGCGGATCTTGGCGTCGGAAACCTCGACGGTGACGATCGCTTCCGGATTGTCGACCAGCTTCTGCAGTTCGCCGACCGTCTTGCGCGGAATGATGATGCCGGGCATGCCCTCGGAGCCGGACGGCGCGTCGACATCGGCGCGGGCCAGCCGGTGGCCGTCTGTCGCGACCGCCCGAAGCTTCAGCTCGCCGTTGCTCTCGATCGTGTGGAAGAAGATGCCGTTCAGATAATAACGCGTCTCTTCCGTCGAGATCGCGAACTGGGTGCGGTCGATCAGCATCTTCAGATCGGACGCCTTCAGCTTGAAGCTATGCGTGAAGGTGCCGGCGGTCAGATCCGGGAAATCGGATTCCGGCAGGCACTGCAGCGAGAATTTGGAGCGGCCGGACTGCACGGTCATCGAGCCGCCGTCGGTGCTGGTGGCCAGCAGCACTTCCGAACCGTCGGGCAGCTTGCGCACGATGTCGTAGAGAAGATGGGCCGGAACAGTGGTGGCGCCGGCCTGTTCGACGCTGGCAGGCGTCGCCTCGGTGATTTCGAGGTCGAGGTCGGTCGCCTTCATGTCGAGGTTCTGGCCGTCGGCCTTGAGCAATACGTTGGACAGGATCGGGATCGTGTTGCGACGTTCGACCACGCGGTGGACGTGGTTCAGCGATTTCAACAGGTTTGACCGCTCAATAGTAATACGCATGGGATGCTACCGCTTTCGACCGTGACTGTCCGGGCGCATCGAGCACCCGAGAATGCTTTCCCGACCGTGGACCGGGGGAGTGGAGGGGCAAAATGGCAGACTTCAGCATCGCTTTGCAAGAGGCATGGATGGCCGCGCGCCTGCATTTGCGGTTTTCCGGAGCAATCCTCACAGAAATCCGAAGCCTTGCCGAAGCGGTGCGGCTCGCCCATAAAGGTCCCCATAGAGGATTGATGACGGCGGGACGAAAGCAAACGGCATGAACGAGCAAACCACAGCGGATGCCGCCGCGAGGCGGAGTTTCCGCCTGCACAGTATGACGGTGCCGGCGCGACCGCTGGAGCCGGGGCTCTATCTCGTCGCCACCCCGATCGGCAATCTCGGCGACATCACGCTGCGTGCCTTGGAAACGCTGGCCGGCGCCGACGTGCTCGCCTGCGAGGATACGCGCGTCACCCGCGTGCTGCTCGATCGTTACGGCATCCAGAACCGGCCTTTCGCCTATCACGAGCACAACGCCGACGAAGCCGGCCCGCGGCTCATCCAGGCGCTGGAGGCCGGCCGCTCGGTGGCGCTGGTGTCCGATGCCGGCACGCCGCTCGTCTCCGACCCCGGCTACCGGCTGGCCCAGCAGGCGATTGCCGCCGGTTACCGCGTCATCCCCATCCCGGGAGCCTCGGCGCCGCTCGCAGCCCTTGTCGGCTCCGGCTTGCCGAACGACGCCTTCCTCTTCGCCGGCTTTCTTCCGGCCAAGGACAAGGCCCGCCGTGACCGTCTCGGTGAATTTGCCGCAGCCCCCGCGACGCTTATCTTCTTTGAATCGCCCCATCGCATCGGCGCGACGCTGCTGGCTGCCGCCGATGTGCTCGGCCCGGCAAGGCCGGCTTCCGTCTGCCGCGAGCTCACCAAGACTTATGAGGAATTCCGCCGCGGCACGCTGGCCGAACTTGCCGCCCATTATCAGCAGGTGGAAAACGTCAAGGGCGAGATCGTTCTCGTCGTCAGTCCGCCGCAGCCTGTGGAAACACCGGAAGCCGATGTCGAGGCCGTGCTTGCCGATCTGTCGATGTCGATGCCGACGGCGAAGGCCGCGACCGAGGCGGCGCGTCTCACCGGCCTGCCACGCAAGGTTCTCTACCAGCGCCTGCTGGAGATGAAGGGCGGCAATGGGCGATAAAAACCTCACCGACATTAAAAGGAAAGCGCTGCGACGGGGCCGCATGTCGGAATATGTCGCCGCCGTCTTCCTGATGCTGAAGGGTTACCGCATTCTGGCACTGCGCCACAGAACCCGGCTCGGCGAGATCGATATAGTCGCCCGCAAGGGCGATCTCGCCATCTTTGTCGAGGTCAAAGCCCGCCATCGCGAGACTGCGGCGATCGACGCCGTCTCCGTCGCCTCCCAGAAGCGGATACGGGCGGCAAGCGATCTCTGGCTCGCCCGCCAGGCCGATCAGGCCCGCCTTTCCCAGCGCTACGATATCGTCGCGGTCATGCCAGGCCGGCTGCCGCGCCACTTTCCGGATGCGTTTTAGCGTCTCTCGGTTCAGCGGTTTCGGATCGTTAAAACTTTAGCTTCGGCTTGAACCAGCTTCTTACGACTCTCTGCTATCGCAATCTGCGTAGGGGTAACAATTGGGGTTGTTTCATGGCCTGGAAGCTGATGTTTGCAAGTGCGGTCGCCATGGCTGCGCGCTCCGTGCCTTATGCCGTGGCGAAGCCGGCCGGTAAATCCTTCATTGCCCATGCGAGCGACTTGCTGCCGCTCAAATCGACGCCGATCAACCCGGACTGGATTGTCAGCGGCAATCCGCAAGCACGCACCGCAGAACATTCGCGGGGTCATGACGAGGCGTCGCTAACGGCGATCTGGGACTGCACGGCAGGCGAATTCCGCTGGTATTTCGGCTGGGACGAGACCGTGATGATCCTCGAAGGCGAGGTCCATATCACCGCCGAAGACGGCACCGAACGGACCCTGCGCACCGGCGACGTCGCCTTTTTCGCGGGTGGGACCTGGGCCAGCTGGCGCGTCGACAATTACGTCCGCAAGGTAGCTTTCCTGCGCAAGCCGTTCCCCAAGCCCTTGGCGATCGCCTATCGCTTGCGCAACCTGCTGCGCAATGGCGGCAACCAGGGGATCGCCGCCTGACGATCGCCGGCCTTTGCCGCCCTTGATTGGCCGTTGCGTTTGATGCCCGGCCGACCTACATCTGTCCGGCATTCAGCGAGGGACGGAAATGGCCAAGATCACCAATGTAGCGGTCCAGATGGATCATGTCGCCGGCATCAATATCGCAGGTGACTCCACCTTCGCCATGAGCCTGGAAGCGCAGGCGCGCGGCTACAGGCTTTTCCACTATACACCCGACCGCCTGAGCTTCCGCGACGGCAAGCTCTTTGCCAGCGTCGAGCCGATGCTGCTGCGCGACGTCAAGGGCGATCACTTCGAGCTCGGCGCGTCCGAGCGCGTCGATCTCTCGACCATGGATGTCGTACTGCTGCGCCAGGATCCGCCCTTCGACATGGCCTATATCACCTCGACGCACCTGCTCGAGCGCATCCACCCGAAGACACTCGTCGTCAACGATCCGGCCTGGGTGCGCAATTCGCCGGAGAAGATCTTCGTCACCGAATTTGCCGATCTGATGCCGAAGACGCTGATCACCAAGGATCCGGCCGAAATCCGCCGCTTCCGCGACGAAATGGGCGACATCATCCTGAAGCCGCTCTATGGCAATGGCGGCGCCGGCGTCTTCCATTCGACCCGTGACGACCGCAACCTCTCCTCGCTGCTGGAGATGTTCGGCCAGCTCTTCCGCGAGCCGTTCATCGCCCAGCAATATCTGCCCGACGTGCGCAAGGGCGACAAACGCATCATCCTGGTCGACGGCAAATTCGCCGGCGCGATCAACCGCGTGCCGGCCGAGCATGACAGCCGCTCCAACATGCATGTCGGCGGCCGGGCCGAGGCGACCGAACTGACGCCGCGCGAAAAAGAGATCTGCAAGCGTATTGGTCCCGCTCTGCGCGAACGCGGCTTCCTGCTCGTCGGCATCGACGTGATCGGCGATTACA is part of the Rhizobium bangladeshense genome and encodes:
- a CDS encoding DUF72 domain-containing protein, producing MKKTGAVRIGISGWTYAPWRGQFDPEGLPQKQELSYAARHFRSIEINGTFYGLQKPESFGRWRDETPDDFVFAVKGPRFLTHVRRLKEIEAPLANFFASGLLRLGPKLGPILWQFPPNMAFDPDRFENFLSLLPQDHDAAIALSKRHDERLKQAWLESDGHQPIRHALEIRHDSFCSAEFIQMLRRHKAALVCADTVKWPLLMDITADFIYCRLHGSEQLYVSGYEDEALDKWAERIRAWTSGGEPGDATRVLEPLPARAKGRDVYLYFDNTDKKLRAPVDAGHLAERLADLMPRSHRKAA
- the dnaN gene encoding DNA polymerase III subunit beta, producing the protein MRITIERSNLLKSLNHVHRVVERRNTIPILSNVLLKADGQNLDMKATDLDLEITEATPASVEQAGATTVPAHLLYDIVRKLPDGSEVLLATSTDGGSMTVQSGRSKFSLQCLPESDFPDLTAGTFTHSFKLKASDLKMLIDRTQFAISTEETRYYLNGIFFHTIESNGELKLRAVATDGHRLARADVDAPSGSEGMPGIIIPRKTVGELQKLVDNPEAIVTVEVSDAKIRMTIGSIVLTSKLIDGTFPDYQRVIPTSNDKEMRVDCTSFAQAVDRVSTISSERGRAVKLALSDGQLMLTVNNPDSGSATEEVAVGYDTDAMEIGFNAKYLLDITAQLSGEEAIFLLADAGSPTLIRDTAGDDALYVLMPMRV
- the rsmI gene encoding 16S rRNA (cytidine(1402)-2'-O)-methyltransferase produces the protein MNEQTTADAAARRSFRLHSMTVPARPLEPGLYLVATPIGNLGDITLRALETLAGADVLACEDTRVTRVLLDRYGIQNRPFAYHEHNADEAGPRLIQALEAGRSVALVSDAGTPLVSDPGYRLAQQAIAAGYRVIPIPGASAPLAALVGSGLPNDAFLFAGFLPAKDKARRDRLGEFAAAPATLIFFESPHRIGATLLAAADVLGPARPASVCRELTKTYEEFRRGTLAELAAHYQQVENVKGEIVLVVSPPQPVETPEADVEAVLADLSMSMPTAKAATEAARLTGLPRKVLYQRLLEMKGGNGR
- a CDS encoding YraN family protein, which encodes MGDKNLTDIKRKALRRGRMSEYVAAVFLMLKGYRILALRHRTRLGEIDIVARKGDLAIFVEVKARHRETAAIDAVSVASQKRIRAASDLWLARQADQARLSQRYDIVAVMPGRLPRHFPDAF
- a CDS encoding cupin domain-containing protein is translated as MAWKLMFASAVAMAARSVPYAVAKPAGKSFIAHASDLLPLKSTPINPDWIVSGNPQARTAEHSRGHDEASLTAIWDCTAGEFRWYFGWDETVMILEGEVHITAEDGTERTLRTGDVAFFAGGTWASWRVDNYVRKVAFLRKPFPKPLAIAYRLRNLLRNGGNQGIAA
- the gshB gene encoding glutathione synthase — its product is MAKITNVAVQMDHVAGINIAGDSTFAMSLEAQARGYRLFHYTPDRLSFRDGKLFASVEPMLLRDVKGDHFELGASERVDLSTMDVVLLRQDPPFDMAYITSTHLLERIHPKTLVVNDPAWVRNSPEKIFVTEFADLMPKTLITKDPAEIRRFRDEMGDIILKPLYGNGGAGVFHSTRDDRNLSSLLEMFGQLFREPFIAQQYLPDVRKGDKRIILVDGKFAGAINRVPAEHDSRSNMHVGGRAEATELTPREKEICKRIGPALRERGFLLVGIDVIGDYMTEINVTSPTGIREVRKFGGADIASLLWDAIERKRT